The DNA window ATGCCGCCCTCGTACATCCAGCCCTTGCCGGCGCGGTAGGGCAGGTTGCTGGTCGGTGACCCCTCGGAAGTCGAGAGCCCGCCGTTGTCGGAAAAGAAGAACACCAGCGTGTCTTCAGCGACCCCGTTGGTTTCAAGCGACTTCAGCACCTTGCCGACGGCTTCGTCCATGGCTTCGACCATGGCGGCGTAGACCGCGTGCTCCTGGACCGTCCGGTTCTCACGCGGAGGCTCGGACGCGAACTCCGCCTTCAGTTCGAGCTTCTCCTTCTTGCGCTTGTATTTCTCGACCAGGTCCTCGCGGCCCATCAGCGGCGTGTGGACGGAGTAGAAAGGCAGGTAAACAAAGAACGGCTTGTCCTTGTTGGCGGTGATGAACTTGTCGACCTCGGTCGCCAGACGGTCGGGAAGATGCTCCCCCTTGGGACCATCCGGAAGGTTCGGGTTCTTGTAGGGGGAGAAATACTTGCCTCCGCCGTAGGGTCCACCGCCCTCGGTGCCACCGGCGTTGACGTCGAAGCCGTGGTCGGTCGGCCAGGAACCCTTCGGGCCGAGGTGCCACTTGCCGGCATGCATCGTCGCATAGCCCTTGGCCTTCAGCGCCTCGGCGAGTGTCGTGTGGGCGTCGGCCAGGCGGTTCAAATACGGGGCCGGACGGACCGGTCGATTCGAATGGCGGGCGAATTTGCCGTCCTCCAGAGGATTATAGTTTGCGGGGATCTCGGCGAAGCCGTTCGGAGCGCCGAAGTAATCGGTGTTGCGCGTGCGGGCCGGGTACTGGCCGGTCAGGATCGACGAACGGGTTGGCGAGCACACCGGACAGGCGGCGTAGCCGGCGGTGAAACGGACTGATTCGGCGGCCATGCCGTTGAGGTTCGGAGTCTCGTAAAACGACTCCGGATTGTTGAATCCTACGTCCATGTAGCCGAGGTCGTCGGCCATGATGAAGACGACGTTGGTCGCCGACGCGGGAAGGATGAGAGCGGCAAGGAGGGGTGCGAGTTTCATGAGCTTCGGGACGGTTAGGGCAGGAAGGGTCTTTCAGCCAGAGATTCCCTGCGGAGATTCCGCGCTTTTGGTGCTTGGCGGATGACAGGCTGGATGGTTCCTGTGGGTAAAGAGTTTTGATTTTGTCATTCTTCTTCAACCCATGAACCCAGAAATTACTCTCAAGGCTCCGGTGGAGCTCGGCTTCGTGCCGACCCATGCGAAGTTCGTCGGCGGTCTCGTTCCCGGCGAAGATGGCAAGCTTCCCCGCAACGAATCCGGGGAATTGGTCATGGTCGCGGCGACCCGCGACGTGGTCGAACGCTGCCGTGTCAAAACCGGCTCGGTCCAGATTCCGGTCTTCCCAGGAACCCTGCCGGAAGAATACGACATGATGATTTCTGACTTTAAGGCGATCGGTCAGAAAGTCCATTTCGTGATGATGCTCGCGGGGGTCGATCCGATGGATCCTGCCGACGAGGAGGCGACCGTCGAGCAGATGAAACCGACACTCGAAGCGGCCAAGCGCAACGGTGTGACCCACATTTCCGCGACTTCCGTGGAGCAGTGGATGCAGCCCGGGGCCAAGCGCAAGGACGGCGCCGACTTCGAGGCGGCGGTCGAGCAGAACATCAAGGTCCACCTCCGGGCCTACCAAGAGGGGGGACTCGAAGGTTCCTGCGTCGAGGCATGGGATATCGAATTCCTGCGTCCCGGCGAGTTCCAGACCTTCACCGATGTCGGCCGGCTTTGGACCTTTGTCAGCAAACTGAACGAGCGGCTGGGCAAGCCGTTCTTCCGCTGCCTGATC is part of the Haloferula helveola genome and encodes:
- a CDS encoding sulfatase gives rise to the protein MKLAPLLAALILPASATNVVFIMADDLGYMDVGFNNPESFYETPNLNGMAAESVRFTAGYAACPVCSPTRSSILTGQYPARTRNTDYFGAPNGFAEIPANYNPLEDGKFARHSNRPVRPAPYLNRLADAHTTLAEALKAKGYATMHAGKWHLGPKGSWPTDHGFDVNAGGTEGGGPYGGGKYFSPYKNPNLPDGPKGEHLPDRLATEVDKFITANKDKPFFVYLPFYSVHTPLMGREDLVEKYKRKKEKLELKAEFASEPPRENRTVQEHAVYAAMVEAMDEAVGKVLKSLETNGVAEDTLVFFFSDNGGLSTSEGSPTSNLPYRAGKGWMYEGGILEPLIVRWPKGFRGGVVCNAPVISTDFYPTILDACGIDPLPEQHKDGVSFLHLLKNPESDHDPRPLFWHYPHWGNQGGIPSAAVRDGDWKLIDFYWGKGMELYNLAADPGEKRNLAEEQPDRVRELKAKLDALRKDTDALLPSKNPEAKPDFKKW